The nucleotide window CGTAGTCGCCGCGTGATTCGGGCCCTGGAACCCATGCCTCATGGCAATGTGTCCCGCGGCCATGTTGATGAGGATCTTGGGGACGAACAGGGGCGACACCTTCTTATAGCCCTGTGACAAATGCAGTCAGCGCAACGGAACTGATGCCGAGGTTCGCAACAGCCCTCACATCTCGTTGATGTGCCAGGCTGGTCTCGTAAATCTCCTCGAGGTTGCCGATACCGCTGCCCAGACacacgcccgtcgcctccttgccctcctcgctgGCAGACTCCCACCCGGCATCCTTGAGCGCCATTTCACTGGCTGCAATCGCGTACTGGGTAAAGAGGGACATGCGACGCTGCTCGGCGGTTGTGAGCCAGTCGGCCGCGCTCCACTGGCCGTCGGCATTGCCGCAAGGCACGACACCGGCGACCGTGCTGGTCAGTTCCTGCCAACGGGCTCGCGGCTCCCGAGAGGCGACGCTCGTGATGCCAGAGTCTCCGGCGAGAAGTCGGGTCCAGGTGCGCCGGACGCCGACTCCAAGGGGCGTAATGGCCCCGAGGCCGGTCACGACGACGCGACGCATGCTTGCCTTTCCATGTCCCGTTTCGGGAAACGTTTACGTCTGGAGCAAACCAAGCATCTGTGGCAAGTGAGGCATATGCCCTTGGGGCTACCTTGCGGCGTCCGGCCTGCTAGTCGGGTTCTGTCGCGGCAGGGCGGAATATGCAAGGACTGTTACGAAGTATCTATGCCCACAGATTCGGCTCCGACTGTTGGTTCGTTTGCGGGAGGTTTGCCAGGCGCGATAGAGCAGAAGTTGTGAATGAATGGGTGTTGGACCTGTTCAGTGGTGAGAGCTTTCCAGTCCAGGCTGGGTGGGCATGGCGCACTTGGGAAAGAAAGCTGGGGCCCATCCGTGGCGCCGGCCACTAGAGACGAAGTGGCTGATTGCCTCGAGAAACCGTGTGCGTGCGCTAGGCTTCTGCACCCGGACTCGGCGCACGCACCGGCCACAATAGCTCACTCAGCAATAGACGACGAAAGTGAGGGAGGTGTGCCACCGCCAGAGGTGCGATTAGGTACGGAGGAAACATGGAATACTTAATGAGGGTGAGGTTGTACTCCGTACCGCGGCCTGAGCTGAGGCGCGGCAGGTGCAACCCTTGTATTTCGTGGCTGCTCCAGAAAGGCATCTGTATAGTTAGCCGCTCGCGTACCCTCGCTCACCCTGCCTCGACATCCTGGTCCCTTTCTTCTCTCTGCCGTCCGTCGCTCACACGTTCCATCTCGCATTGCATTGCCACGGaagagcgcgcgcgctgccaCGATACGGGGCCCCCTTCCGGGCCGCGAGTCCCGATCAAACGGTCACTCTGCGCCAGCGCACCACGCGACAGGGGACACGACACCTCGTTTCAGCCCGCGGCTAGCCTTCACAACGGTTGACCCTCGTGCGATGAACGCTTGACGAGGATACTCGCATTTGGTTTGCGATCGCCACGACAATCATCTGTTGTCAATTGCTCATCCTATCTTTGTCGACCCCCAGCAAGGACCAGACAAGCAAGAGGCCCGACTGAGTGAGACACATCccgcatggcatggcaaggTCCGATTGAACCGCCATCCCTCGTCTGATCCAGCCTCCGTCTGAAACATGACGCCAAAAGACGATGGCGGTCACACTGCCAACgacggcacgggcgccgAAGCGACCGGTGTAGAGGTTGGTCAAGATGATGGCCGTGTCCCGAGCACCCGACATTCCTTTTCCTCTCTGCGGCGGCCAGATTCACCCCATGAGCcaaaggacgacgagcccgagggCTATGAAACCGACTCGGAAAATGAGCCGCTCATGGACCCGAATCTGCCAGAGGATTACGAGCTCCAGGATTTGGCAAACCCGGAAGATGGGCTGCTCCCTGGTAACGAAGCGAAGCCTCATGATGAAGAGGACTCACCATACCCCGAAGTGCGGGCTGCCGTGCACAACTACGACCAAGATCTTCCTTGCAACACTGTCCGTGCTTGGACAATCGGCCTCTCGCTTGTCTTTCTCGGGGCTTCCATGAACACTCTCTTCTCGCTACGCCAGCCTTCCATCTCCATCAACGCACTTGTCGCCCAGATCATTGCCTGGCCTCTGGGACATGGCTGGGCAAGAGTCATGCCTAACCGGCAGTTTACTACCTTTGGCCACACGTGGAGCCTGAATCCTGGACCCTTCAATATCAAGGAGCATGCCATTATCGGCGTCATGGCTAGcgtctccttctccgtcGCATACTCCACGGACATTATCCTGGCCCAGCTCATATTCTATAAGCAAAATTTCGGCATATTGTTCCAGCTTCTCCTCACCATATCTACACAATCTCTTGGCTACGGCATCGCGGGCACCATGCGCAAGTTTCTGGGTAAGCAATGCCATATTGCTTTGGCCAGTCTCCGCTGACCACGGCTAGTCTATCCCGCGTCCATGATCTGGCCAAGCAATCTCGTTGCCGTTACCCTTATGAATGCCATGTACGAAGAGAACACCCCAAAGGATCCATCCGTCCTCGGTGGCCGCATGCCTCGGTATCGTTGGTTCATGCTGGTCACGATAGGTGCCTTTGCCTACTACTTCATCCCAGGGTTTCTGGTCAAGTGTCTCAGCGTCTTTGCCTTTGCCACGTGGATTGCGCCGCAGAACGCTGTCGTAAATCAGCTGTTTGGAGGCACCACTGGCCTGTCCTTGATCCCGATAACCTTTGACTGGACTCAAGTTTCGGGCTATGTCGGCTCGCCCTTGATACCACCTTGGTAGGACACGTTGCGCGGACTGCTTGATGCATGTAGCTGACCGAATGCCAGGTACGCTATTGCTAACACAATAAttggtgtcgtcgtcttttTTGTGCTTGGCTCCTCCGTTCTCCATTACTCGGGGGTCTGGTATGCCCAATTTCTTCCGATGAGCGACGCAAGTACCTATGACAACACTGGCCGGCCATACGACACTTCTCGCATCCTCACACCCGATTtcacgctcgacgaggaggcttACCAGAATTATTCTCCCTTGTTCATCAGGTGAGAAAACACTCATCGCCGCTTTGCGTGCCAACGAATTGCTAAGTGAATAGCACCACGTTTGCCATGGCATACGGCCTTTCATTCGCTACCATATCGTCTCTCATAGTGTACACCTTCATCCACTATCGCAAGCAGATCTGGAGGCAGTACAGGAACAGCACAAAAGAGAAGCCAGATATACATATGAAGTTGATGAAGAAGTATAAAGAGGCCCCCACAGTGTGGTACATGTCTCTATTTGTATTTGTTAGTCTCACACGAACTGGGCCTGGAAACCTCCTGCTAACGTGTACCACTTCCTAgatgctcgccgtggcctTATACACGGTTGTGGCTTATCCGACCCAGCTCAGCTGGTGGGCATTCTTACTTGCAGTGGCCATATCATTTGGCTTCTCGTTACCCATTGGCATCATTGAAGCGGTCACAAACAACCAGATTGGCCTGAATGTGCTCACTGAGTTCGTATACGGGTACATTCAGCCTGGCCGGCCATTGGCGCTTATGATGTAGGTCACCCTCCCAGTCTAGCGTCTACAATCATGCTAACCTGGGGTGAAGCTTCAAGACGTTTGGTTACATCACAATGTAGGAATGGCCCCTGGCCTGGTGCTACCTGTTCTGACGCTTGTGATAGGTCTCAGGCATTGCATTTTGTTGCAGACCTCAAGTATGGGCATTATATGAAGATACCCCCTCGGACAATGTTTTGGTCCCAGGTCGTGGCGACAACGGTCTCGTGCTTTGTGCAGATTATCGTTCTGAACTTTGCTCTCACAAGCATCGATGATGTGTGCGACATTCACCAAAAGGATCGGTTCACATGTCCTGGCGGTCGCGTCTTCTTCTCAGGTATGAAGGGCCCCTGCGTCAAGCTCTGATGCGCTTTCGGCCGTGAACTGACAGCACGGGCAGCATCCGTCATATGGGGCTTGATCGGTCCTGCGCGCATGTTCTCGCCTGGGCGCATCTACTCGGGCCTCTTCGTTTTCTTTATTCTTGGCGCCATCACTCCTGTAATCATCTACTACCTTGCCAAACGATATCCCAAATCCGCGCTCAAATATGCTATGGCGCCGCTCATCTTTGGCGGTGCAGCAGCGATACCACCTGCGACGCCTCTCAACTACTTCTCTTGGGCCATGGTTGGATTCGTCTTCCAGTACTGGATCAAGAAGCGTCACTTTGGCTGGTGGAGCCGTCTCAACTTCCTGACGTCGTGCGGGCTGGACTTGGGCTTGGCACTGGCGACGCTGTTCATATTCTTTGCATTTACCATGCACGGCATCGAGCCACCCAAGTGGTGGGGAAACAACGTTGTGTCGACAACAATGGACGTGCAGGGCACGGCGGTGGAGATGAGCGTGATGGAGGGCAAGAGGTTCGGGCCGGAATGGTGGTAGATTCGGGCAAGCTTACACATCATGCCGTATATACTCATCATGTCGTATATACTGGAGGCCAACGTGGACATAAATCTGAACGTGGAGCGCCTAGAGGACATGCTGCTGTATAGAATATGATTTTTGTCAGATAGTCTAGGGTCGTATAATAGTTACATGGCTTATAAAACTCCGCAGCGCGCATCTCacagcaccagccgcccaGGCTCCTCTTCCAGAATCACCTTGCACCGCTCGAGGAACACGTGTGCCctttgctcctcctccttgggcaCGACGAGGCTGAAGACGTTCATGCCGCTCGACAGCCCCGGCACGGTGGGGAcgccagccggcgccgcagcggccctGCTCTTCCTGCGGGGCGCGAGCTCATCGATGATGTCGgccttggtggcggcgggcggcggcgcggtcgcgAACAACGAGGCGGGAGGGATGGCGGAAATTTGCGGCAGGTAGACGCCGCGGGAGCCGGTGGCGGCCTGgaccttgtcgaggccgaggacctgGTCGAAGAGCTCAGCGGCGGTGGGCTTGCGCGCGGCACGAGGCAGGTCATCGttggcgacctcggcggcgcggctgacAAAAGTGGACACGGGgaggaagacgccgaggGTGTCGTGGATGCGCTTctggacctcgacgaccttggcgagcgagacggggacgttgacctcgagggcctgTGGCGcgggaggagcggcggcggcggtcgtctctgcgggtgcgggcgcgggcttcttggcggcctcggcgaccttgaTGTTGCTGAGGTCGAGGTGGGCGAGCTTGGCGAAGCGCGAGGACACGGTGGCGGGGGTGTCGGCGTTGATGGCACCGAGGTaggcgaggacgtcgcccTTGAGCAGCCGACCACTCGGACCCGTGGGCTTGATGCGACTGACGTCCTCCCTGCTTAGGCCATTTTGCTTgacgaggtgctcgacggcgggcatgAGGGGGTAGCGCTGCTCGTGCGTCTCGCTCGACTGGGAACCGgagctctgctgctgctggaggctCGCGGGGGGTTGCTGCTTCTTGTTGTTGGTCTCGGgcgcatcggcggcggccgagggtTCGCTGCCGGCAGACTGCTGCttgtgctcgtcggcggggatctcgagggcagcgatgtcgtcgccggcctcagcgaggacggcgatgcgggTGCCGACCTGgacggccttggcgccgtcggcggacATGATCTTCATcatgacgccgtcgtcctgggcctcgacgtccATGGTGGCCTTGTCCGTCTCAATCTCAAGCagcacgtcgccggcgctgaAGCGGTCGCCCTCCTTGACCTTCCAACTCGCGATGTTGCCCTCGGTCATGGTGGGCGAGAGGGCGGGCATGACGAAGTtgtgcgcggcgaggcatCGTGGCGAGGTACTGAGGCCTGTAGTAGTCGCGAATCCCCCATTAGCGAGAAAGACTCCATCACGGAAGGCCGGTATACAAAGTGCATAAGTGTATGTAGCAAGGCTAGCACCTACCGCGGGATGCTGCGGCGACTGCCGTCcggctggtggtgctggtgctgcccgccgccagacgGGCCGTGGCACGGCACGCAGCGGCCGTCAGGGACGACGCCATTGATAAAGGGCGGAGGGAATGCGCCAACAAAGGACGACGAGAAAAAGGTGTTGCCaaggagggagaaggggggcgggtgaggaggagagccgtgggaggcgcgggcgacgcgaggTTTGATCGTGCGAAGTAGCTTTTGGGCGAGCGAAGCGAAAGCGGTCGTCGGAGCTGTTGGGGAGCGCCGATATTGGGCGGGCCTGGCACGCTTTTTTGGTGGGACGGGCTACGGCGTCGCCCACCGGCCACGATGACAAAAACAGTTTCATACTAGATGTGGTGTGACCCTTACCAGCGGTATTATGTCACCTATCACTTCTTATCGTCTTCaagcggcggccccccccccccccccctgtctGTCAAGTTCCGACCTGGATCAGATGGGACCCCTTCCCAGCGCATGACTGTGCATCTTTATTTTTTTTCTGGGTCCTCCAAGCTGTGAGAAGGAAGCCCATCGTCACgcccccagcagccgcaacgACAAGGCATTGAACGACATCGACCCGAACGAGTGCCTCCGTCCCCGCTCCCCTCCTCGGGCCCCAATGGCATCATAATCCTCGAGAGAGACACTGCAGCTCCTCTATTAAGAGAATTGCACTTCTGACAGCGCGCTCACGACTCCACAATGGCGAGCGtcgcgcgggccgccacgctgctggcgccctgccgggccgctgccggcaCGCGAACATCCAGAATCATCCAGGAGCTTCGTCTCCTCGCACGACAACGGCGTCCGACGCTCCATGCCCTGTGCCCGCCGTCACGGCTCTTcacctcgtccgcccgcgTCCTCCGATCTCCCGTCGCCCCGAAATCCAAAAAGCCCTCCGTCTCACAAcagccgccctcgccctccccatCCGCTCCCTCCCGggcatcaccgtcgtcgagctcaccatcatcatcaacactACCGCGatcaccatcatcagcatcctccgccgccgccgccgccgctgtggcACCCAGCCGCTACGCCTTCATCAAGAGCCTCGCCACCAAGCAGACCCCGACGCTGCTCTACGAGGCGCCGTCGCACTTCTGGTTCTACTTTGGCTGCTGGTCAAGCGGcctctccatcgtcgcctggACCGCCCTCACGGGCCCCTCGGCCGTCCACCAGCCCGAGGGCGTGCCGCAGTGGGTGGGCGTTACGTTTGGCGCGTCGTAcgtgctcctcggcgccatgggctTCTACCTGCTCTCCAAGACGCCCAACATCGTCAGCTCCATACGCGTCCtaccggcagcggcatccgggaccccggccgccgccgtcgggcgcagcagcagcagtggtgTTGCcggcagggccgccgcggccgcggcgtcggcatccgcgtcggcgcccatGCCGGCCGGCGCATCCTCCCCTCAGATCGAAATCACGGTGAAGCGCATGGTGCCTCTCCTGGCCCCTAAGGTGGTCACCGCGTCGTTGGACCGCGTGTCCCTCAAGTCGCGCTTCTCCCTACCCGACGAGTACGTgcccgagctgcgccgccgccacgaggaCGAAatggcccgccgcgagcgagAGCGGCTCTGGCGCTTCGACAAGGAGCACCTGCTGACGATGCCCTTCCGCCGCACTGGCCGCGCGTTTGGCAGCTTGTTCCGCGGCGTCCGCGCGGCGTGGACGGACATGGGCTTCGGCGTCATCACCGTCGATGGCAAGGACTACAAGGTGGACGTGACACAGGGCTTTGCCCACGATGGGTTCCGCACCCTagagcgcatcgtcgcggtCGGACCTAAATGAGGACTCtcgcatcccccccccccggtaCTAGCCCGACCTCTCGGGCCCGCGACTCGTGCGCGGCCACTTGATTGACTGTATAGTTGTATCACAACCCGTGCCGTGTAACCTCATACGGCGCACGAGGCTATTGTACTGTACTGCACCGTATGCCAATGTACTATATCCATTATAGAGCGTTTTTGATTGTCATCTGACACTTCCTGTGGGCTCGCCGGATCACAAGCCCATCACAATTTGACGTCATGCGAAGCATTCGGTATACTATGAAAAGTCCATTGGCATACCTTCACCAATGCTCGGTGGCTGTTTCAGCGCGCCGGTGCCACCAGAGCACGCTCCACATCTCATTGACCCCGGCGCCGTGAAACACCGCTTCCTCAGCGCCACGTCCACAGGCAGCCACGTTTCAGACGCCGCCTCTGTAAATGTGCGAAGCAGGCATGgcataggtaggtagccGATACCTCGTGAACTTTCTACGGCGATCGGCCGCCTTGAGTCAAGCCTCCCTATTCTACATTGGGAAACCGTGCTGCTTCTCCAGAGATGAACATGCAAGTCATGAACGGACCAAGATGAAGAAAATCAAATGCAAGGCTCCTTCACGGCCAAGGATCGACGTGGCGTGGCCttgcgtggcggccgccggggtTTTGCAGGGACGAGACATCGAGAGAGACGTGtaacccccctcccttctgCGGAGCGActcgtcgtcaacctcgaCTTGATCCAAATTACCCCGCGGGATGTACATCCTTGATGCCTCGTTGTTTCGTAGCGTAGAGTGGCTAGCCTATTACCATTGACTTCCTTCCTGGTCGTACTCTGTCTCGatcgcgcacgcgcactGGCGATGCGATTTCCGGGGTAAAATTGCGCATCGCACCAGTGTCCCCGGCATCAAGCTCGTGGTTAGACAAGCAAAAAGACGACACTGCCCTTCACTCATGCAACCTGAGGAGCGAGGGGGCCAACCCTGAGGAGTCGAGGACCCAGAAGGATCGCTTGCTTCCCCAgtgtctcgtctcgcccgtcCGCGACCAACATGGAATCGGACGACTGTCTGTGCTCCAGTCCTACGGGGCATGGTGCCAAGACAACCCCAAGAGGCTCTTGTGTCGAGAATGACGCCATACGCAAGCTGCATAGAGACGCATGAGGGACCTTCGTCGCCGGCTAGCAGCAACGAGGGGCGTCCGGGCCAACGAGGGCACAGAGCTCGTCTCCCTTGGAGGTATGGCTGGGGGCAAGCGGTGAGGAGCGCCCCGACGCTTGGCTGCGAGTCCACAGGGAGCCGACCATGGCAAAGTCATGTGCTTGTCCAGTcatgtctgtctgtctgacaaccgtcgtcgccagacGGTTGGTCGTTGCAGAGTTTTGACATGGAGGTATTTCTGGAACAGCCGCCAAAAGCGCAAGCGACTCAGCTACACCACTTCCTCCATCCACCAGCGGCACCCCTCCCCGTCAGGCCATTCATGCAGCCATATCATAACTTACTTCCCTTGGCCGTGGCATAATCTGCAGCACTCGAGTGGTAGCTCGTTTTTAAACCGCCGTCTGATCGGCCTCAGGTTGAGCGGCGTTTCTCCGGCATCTGCAGGCGATTCCCGCCTTGACAATGATTGCCCGGATCACCTTCCAAGCTCCTTCTGCACCTCGTTGATCGTGTCTCGCTGTTGGTTCTTGCGAGGCAGCGTGCgcagcatcatggcccaCCGCTCCGTCTGAAAGGCCTTCATtggctgccaccaccgcgatCATCTACCAAGCGCGGCCCCGACGGTGGCGCTAATGACGCGGGCGTGCATGCACTGTTGTACTTTGAAGAAGTATATGGGATGGACGTCGTGAGCGGGAGGCGAGACCGCTTGGAATCCACATCGCTCTTCGCTTCTGGATTCCCTTGTTTTCGATGTGAGGAAACTGTCATGGCTATTTTgtcgcgaggcgaggcgtcgGGGCTTTGGATGATAAAAAAGAACAGAAAGAAGACGAAAACCAAGCATTGCAACATGGTGATTCTGAcatatgtacttcgtactttgtgGTCATGGCCGCAATCCACGATTTGCCTTTCTTTCGGCAGTACACTTTGGCTGGTGCCTTCCGATGTCGCAATTCGAGTATCAAAGTCAAATGCACACCATCAAAGCAAAAGCCGTGCTGTACTCTTCTTGCAGTGCACACATGTAAGTCTGTAGTCCCATGTTGTCAGGGCGCTTCTCGTGGAGCATCTGTACATCGAGGGTTACCCCGCTGGTCTTGATCTTTGTCAAGGCCTGCCTGGGAGAGGGCGCCGTATATCTACAGTATGAAATACAGCACGAAGTACTACTTATTCCGAACAGCACTGTAAGTTGTACTGTACAGCACATAAAGGCGAATGGATAAATAAAAGAAACACTTGCCCGATTCGCGGCAGCgcgcccgtggccatgacTCGGGGCGAGTCGCAAGCCCAGCCATGCCAGCATTGAAGCCGGGCGGTGCCCACGCCCGAACGCACAATTCGCGAAAGGCGGTCGGCGTCACACTGGCGGCTGTGGGGTCGTGCGGTTATCCCAAATGGCAATTACCTGCAGCAAGGCGCCCAAAGGTGTGACCCACGAGAAAACCGACGCAGTCGTTCAACTCGGTACAGCATCTCGAGCTGGGTGCGGCATAAGTCTGCGGCGGTACACGCCTTGACGTTGCTCCCAAACGTCGCACGGCATGGAAGGCGTCTAAGGGATCCATCAAACAGCCTCGCCGTGCGATTCCCCAGGCTGCGGTGGAAATCACAGTTCTTGGCGCCAGTCCCGTCGACACCGAGCTCGTCCGCATACGTGGCTGATTAGCTCCCTCGAGTTGGTCCGAGGCAGGTCGTCATGGCACGGCTGATGTCACGATACCGCGAATGTGGCACGTCGGCGAGTCCAATCTGAGATGACGACAGCCAGCTTCGACTCTCCTCCCTGTGAGCCTTTTGCACAGACATGGGCGGCATACTAATGTGAGTTAGTACGGCTGCCCCCTGCACCTAGGAGAGCTTCGCGCAGCACCTGCCTTCTCGCAGCTGCAGAGCGCGTCGCGTTGGCTCCTCCTCATGCATGATATGATTTGCGCATTGTTTTGCGGTTGCATGTTGTGCGGTCAAA belongs to Purpureocillium takamizusanense chromosome 1, complete sequence and includes:
- the PDX1 gene encoding Dihydrolipoyllysine-residue acetyltransferase (EggNog:ENOG503NYQ0~COG:C), with protein sequence MASSLTAAACRATARLAAGSTSTTSRTAVAAASRGLSTSPRCLAAHNFVMPALSPTMTEGNIASWKVKEGDRFSAGDVLLEIETDKATMDVEAQDDGVMMKIMSADGAKAVQVGTRIAVLAEAGDDIAALEIPADEHKQQSAGSEPSAAADAPETNNKKQQPPASLQQQQSSGSQSSETHEQRYPLMPAVEHLVKQNGLSREDVSRIKPTGPSGRLLKGDVLAYLGAINADTPATVSSRFAKLAHLDLSNIKVAEAAKKPAPAPAETTAAAAPPAPQALEVNVPVSLAKVVEVQKRIHDTLGVFLPVSTFVSRAAEVANDDLPRAARKPTAAELFDQVLGLDKVQAATGSRGVYLPQISAIPPASLFATAPPPAATKADIIDELAPRRKSRAAAAPAGVPTVPGLSSGMNVFSLVVPKEEEQRAHVFLERCKVILEEEPGRLVL
- a CDS encoding uncharacterized protein (EggNog:ENOG503P6HT~TransMembrane:2 (n2-12c16/17o140-159i171-194o)); translated protein: MASVARAATLLAPCRAAAGTRTSRIIQELRLLARQRRPTLHALCPPSRLFTSSARVLRSPVAPKSKKPSVSQQPPSPSPSAPSRASPSSSSPSSSTLPRSPSSASSAAAAAAVAPSRYAFIKSLATKQTPTLLYEAPSHFWFYFGCWSSGLSIVAWTALTGPSAVHQPEGVPQWVGVTFGASYVLLGAMGFYLLSKTPNIVSSIRVLPAAASGTPAAAVGRSSSSGVAGRAAAAAASASASAPMPAGASSPQIEITVKRMVPLLAPKVVTASLDRVSLKSRFSLPDEYVPELRRRHEDEMARRERERLWRFDKEHLLTMPFRRTGRAFGSLFRGVRAAWTDMGFGVITVDGKDYKVDVTQGFAHDGFRTLERIVAVGPK
- the PDX1 gene encoding Dihydrolipoyllysine-residue acetyltransferase (EggNog:ENOG503NYQ0~COG:C) — translated: MPALSPTMTEGNIASWKVKEGDRFSAGDVLLEIETDKATMDVEAQDDGVMMKIMSADGAKAVQVGTRIAVLAEAGDDIAALEIPADEHKQQSAGSEPSAAADAPETNNKKQQPPASLQQQQSSGSQSSETHEQRYPLMPAVEHLVKQNGLSREDVSRIKPTGPSGRLLKGDVLAYLGAINADTPATVSSRFAKLAHLDLSNIKVAEAAKKPAPAPAETTAAAAPPAPQALEVNVPVSLAKVVEVQKRIHDTLGVFLPVSTFVSRAAEVANDDLPRAARKPTAAELFDQVLGLDKVQAATGSRGVYLPQISAIPPASLFATAPPPAATKADIIDELAPRRKSRAAAAPAGVPTVPGLSSGMNVFSLVVPKEEEQRAHVFLERCKVILEEEPGRLVL
- a CDS encoding uncharacterized protein (TransMembrane:18 (o123-143i150-169o197-217i229-247o253-276i296-327o333-356i368-392o438-464i497-518o524-547i568-588o608-630i651-668o674-696i703-719o725-741i753-775o)~EggNog:ENOG503NUA6~COG:T), with amino-acid sequence MTPKDDGGHTANDGTGAEATGVEVGQDDGRVPSTRHSFSSLRRPDSPHEPKDDEPEGYETDSENEPLMDPNLPEDYELQDLANPEDGLLPGNEAKPHDEEDSPYPEVRAAVHNYDQDLPCNTVRAWTIGLSLVFLGASMNTLFSLRQPSISINALVAQIIAWPLGHGWARVMPNRQFTTFGHTWSLNPGPFNIKEHAIIGVMASVSFSVAYSTDIILAQLIFYKQNFGILFQLLLTISTQSLGYGIAGTMRKFLVYPASMIWPSNLVAVTLMNAMYEENTPKDPSVLGGRMPRYRWFMLVTIGAFAYYFIPGFLVKCLSVFAFATWIAPQNAVVNQLFGGTTGLSLIPITFDWTQVSGYVGSPLIPPWYAIANTIIGVVVFFVLGSSVLHYSGVWYAQFLPMSDASTYDNTGRPYDTSRILTPDFTLDEEAYQNYSPLFISTTFAMAYGLSFATISSLIVYTFIHYRKQIWRQYRNSTKEKPDIHMKLMKKYKEAPTVWYMSLFVFMLAVALYTVVAYPTQLSWWAFLLAVAISFGFSLPIGIIEAVTNNQIGLNVLTEFVYGYIQPGRPLALMIFKTFGYITMSQALHFVADLKYGHYMKIPPRTMFWSQVVATTVSCFVQIIVLNFALTSIDDVCDIHQKDRFTCPGGRVFFSASVIWGLIGPARMFSPGRIYSGLFVFFILGAITPVIIYYLAKRYPKSALKYAMAPLIFGGAAAIPPATPLNYFSWAMVGFVFQYWIKKRHFGWWSRLNFLTSCGLDLGLALATLFIFFAFTMHGIEPPKWWGNNVVSTTMDVQGTAVEMSVMEGKRFGPEWW